A genomic region of Mesobacillus jeotgali contains the following coding sequences:
- a CDS encoding cysteine desulfurase yields MNAREIRELFPILNQEVNGSPLVYLDSAATSQKPVQVIEALDKYYREYNSNVHRGVHTLGTRATDGYEGTREKVRKFINAKSIEEIIFTRGTTTAINTVAASYGRDNLKEGDEIVISYMEHHSNIIPWQQVAKQTGATLKYIDLQEDGTISLDTVRETVTENTKIVSIMQVSNVLGVMNPIKEIAEIAHQNGAIMVVDGAQSAPHMKIDVQDLNCDFLAFSGHKMCGPTGIGVLYGKKALLEKMEPVEFGGEMIDFVGLQESTWKELPWKFEGGTPIIAGAIGLGAAIDFLNEIGLDNIEKHEHALAAYAMDKMSEIEGMTIYGPKEAGKRAGLVTFNIDDVHPHDVATVLDAEGIAVRAGHHCAQPLMKWLKASATARASFYLYNTEEDIDKLVTGLVKTKEYFSDVF; encoded by the coding sequence ATGAACGCCCGCGAAATTCGTGAATTATTTCCGATTTTAAATCAGGAAGTCAATGGCAGCCCGCTTGTCTATCTGGACAGCGCGGCAACATCACAGAAGCCCGTGCAGGTTATTGAAGCACTGGACAAATATTATCGCGAATACAACTCCAACGTACACCGTGGTGTCCATACTCTTGGAACAAGAGCCACTGATGGTTACGAAGGAACAAGGGAAAAAGTCCGAAAGTTCATTAATGCAAAATCAATCGAAGAAATTATTTTCACCCGCGGTACCACTACTGCAATCAACACGGTAGCTGCTAGTTACGGTCGTGATAATCTCAAAGAGGGCGATGAAATTGTCATCTCCTACATGGAGCATCACAGTAATATCATCCCGTGGCAGCAGGTAGCAAAACAGACGGGTGCAACATTGAAATATATCGACCTGCAGGAAGATGGCACGATCTCACTTGATACTGTAAGAGAAACGGTTACGGAGAATACGAAAATCGTCTCCATCATGCAGGTTTCCAACGTACTGGGTGTCATGAACCCAATCAAGGAGATTGCCGAAATTGCCCACCAGAATGGTGCGATTATGGTTGTCGATGGCGCTCAAAGCGCTCCGCATATGAAGATAGATGTTCAGGACCTAAACTGCGATTTTCTCGCTTTTTCCGGACATAAGATGTGCGGGCCGACCGGTATCGGCGTATTATATGGCAAGAAGGCACTTCTTGAAAAAATGGAGCCGGTTGAGTTTGGCGGCGAAATGATTGACTTCGTAGGACTTCAGGAGTCAACATGGAAAGAGCTGCCGTGGAAATTCGAAGGCGGAACACCGATCATCGCAGGTGCGATCGGACTTGGCGCCGCAATCGACTTCCTGAATGAAATTGGTCTCGATAATATCGAGAAGCACGAACACGCTCTTGCAGCTTACGCAATGGATAAAATGTCTGAAATTGAAGGCATGACCATTTATGGCCCGAAGGAAGCCGGCAAGCGTGCTGGACTTGTAACATTCAATATTGATGACGTGCATCCACATGATGTGGCAACTGTATTAGATGCTGAAGGAATCGCCGTACGCGCGGGCCACCATTGTGCACAGCCTTTGATGAAATGGCTGAAGGCGTCCGCGACAGCACGTGCAAGCTTCTACCTGTACAACACAGAAGAAGATATTGACAAGCTCGTGACCGGACTTGTCAAAACAAAGGAGTATTTCAGCGATGTCTTTTAA
- a CDS encoding MetQ/NlpA family ABC transporter substrate-binding protein produces the protein MKKWLLALLALVLTAGLAACGTSEDNTSGEGGKEESKKIVVGASNVPHAEILEEAKALLEEKGYEMEIKTFNDYVVPNQALDSGELDANYFQHIPYLESQMAEHGYKFENAGGIHIEPIGVYSQDHTTLDDLPIGAHVIMSSSVADHGRILTMLEKEGLITLKEGVDKVKATIDDIEENPKELKFDTEYDAALLPQIFNNGEGDAVLINSNYAIDAGLNPLEDSIAIEESDSPYVNVIAVREGDADKPAIKALVEVLHSKEIQDFILEKYEGAVVPVKE, from the coding sequence TTGAAAAAATGGTTATTAGCTCTATTAGCATTAGTATTAACAGCAGGACTTGCAGCTTGCGGAACTTCTGAGGATAACACATCGGGAGAAGGCGGCAAGGAAGAAAGTAAGAAAATTGTCGTTGGTGCTTCAAACGTACCTCACGCAGAAATTTTGGAAGAAGCAAAGGCGCTACTTGAAGAAAAAGGCTATGAAATGGAAATTAAGACTTTCAACGATTATGTGGTTCCTAACCAGGCATTGGATTCAGGAGAACTTGATGCAAACTACTTCCAGCACATCCCGTACCTTGAGTCACAAATGGCTGAACACGGCTATAAGTTTGAGAATGCAGGCGGAATCCACATCGAGCCAATTGGTGTCTATTCACAAGACCATACTACTCTGGATGATCTGCCAATAGGAGCGCACGTTATCATGAGCAGCTCGGTCGCAGACCATGGCCGTATCTTGACAATGCTTGAAAAAGAAGGCTTGATCACTCTTAAAGAAGGCGTGGATAAAGTAAAGGCTACAATTGATGATATCGAAGAAAACCCTAAAGAACTAAAGTTTGATACAGAGTACGATGCAGCGTTGCTTCCACAAATCTTCAACAATGGCGAAGGCGATGCAGTTTTAATCAACTCTAACTATGCAATTGATGCTGGTCTTAATCCATTAGAGGATTCTATCGCGATCGAGGAAAGCGATTCTCCATACGTAAACGTAATTGCCGTTCGTGAAGGAGATGCTGACAAACCGGCAATCAAGGCGCTAGTTGAAGTGCTTCACTCAAAAGAGATTCAGGATTTTATTCTTGAAAAATATGAGGGTGCAGTTGTACCGGTAAAAGAATAA
- the sufU gene encoding Fe-S cluster assembly sulfur transfer protein SufU yields MSFNNLDNLYRQVIMDHYKNPRNKGVLEEGSLTVNMNNPTCGDRIQLTMKVEDGKVEDAKFEGEGCSISMSSASMMTQAVKGRPIEEALKLSTVFSDIMQGKDYEEDDLDLGDIEALQGVAKFPARIKCATLAWKAMEKGLKEEEDSQ; encoded by the coding sequence ATGTCTTTTAATAATTTAGATAACCTTTATCGGCAAGTTATTATGGATCACTATAAGAACCCTCGCAATAAAGGTGTTTTGGAAGAAGGCAGCCTGACGGTAAATATGAACAACCCGACATGCGGCGACCGCATCCAGTTGACGATGAAAGTCGAAGACGGCAAGGTAGAGGACGCGAAATTTGAAGGGGAAGGCTGCTCGATTTCCATGTCCTCTGCTTCAATGATGACGCAGGCGGTCAAAGGAAGACCAATCGAGGAAGCTTTAAAGCTTTCAACGGTTTTTTCTGACATCATGCAGGGAAAAGACTATGAAGAGGATGATCTTGACCTCGGGGATATTGAAGCACTGCAAGGTGTTGCGAAATTCCCTGCAAGGATCAAATGTGCTACTCTTGCATGGAAGGCAATGGAGAAAGGCCTGAAGGAAGAGGAAGACAGCCAATAA
- a CDS encoding YunC family protein produces MIDMSPIEIEGRTFLCISVKLPKTNLLVVTGDKGYIMCGALDVALLNEKLKGRKVIAGRAVGVKTIEELLEAPLESVTYEAENLGAIKGMIGKEALLLMN; encoded by the coding sequence ATGATCGACATGTCACCTATTGAAATAGAAGGCAGGACGTTTTTATGTATTTCTGTAAAACTGCCTAAGACAAACCTGCTTGTCGTTACAGGAGATAAAGGATACATTATGTGCGGTGCTCTGGATGTCGCACTTCTCAATGAAAAACTTAAGGGCAGGAAGGTTATTGCCGGCAGGGCGGTTGGGGTAAAAACAATCGAAGAATTGCTCGAGGCCCCGCTGGAGTCGGTTACTTATGAAGCGGAGAACCTTGGTGCAATAAAAGGTATGATCGGCAAAGAAGCATTGTTGCTCATGAATTGA
- the sufD gene encoding Fe-S cluster assembly protein SufD produces the protein MTTETKWAFDQEYITSFSKEMNEPEWLTELRVQSLAKAEDLSMPKPDKTKIDKWNFTQFEKLLVKSDVFSSIDELPEEVKALVDEEAKDSSLYVQRNNKPAYLQLSKEMQEQGVIFTDIFTAAREYSDLLKKYFMTAVKNDEHRLTALHAAFMNGGAFLYVPKNVQVKNPIQAIFLHDDAEANLFNHVLVAAEDNSSVTYVENYISTTGKVNGLVNIVTEAIAGQNAKIQYGAVDTLAEGLTTYVNRRGHAGRDARIEWALGMMNDGNTISENTTNLVGDGSYGDTKTVVVGRGEQTQNFTTAIIHFGKNSEGYILKHGVVKDSATSIFNGIGKIEHGASKSNAEQESRVLMLSEKARGDANPILLIDEDDVTAGHAASVGRVDPLQLYYLMSRGIPKHEAERLVIHGFLAPVVNELPIEGVKKQLVEVIERKVK, from the coding sequence ATGACTACGGAAACGAAATGGGCTTTTGACCAGGAGTACATTACTTCCTTCTCAAAAGAAATGAATGAACCGGAATGGCTGACAGAGCTTCGTGTACAATCTCTTGCAAAAGCAGAAGATCTCTCAATGCCAAAACCGGATAAGACGAAGATTGATAAATGGAATTTTACGCAATTTGAAAAACTGCTCGTTAAAAGCGATGTTTTTTCATCAATCGACGAGCTTCCTGAAGAGGTAAAAGCGCTTGTTGACGAGGAAGCAAAGGATAGCAGTCTATATGTTCAGCGCAACAACAAGCCTGCATATCTTCAGCTTTCAAAGGAAATGCAAGAGCAAGGCGTTATTTTCACCGATATTTTCACAGCTGCACGCGAGTACAGCGATCTGCTGAAGAAATATTTCATGACAGCTGTTAAAAACGACGAGCACCGTTTGACTGCGCTTCATGCAGCATTCATGAACGGCGGTGCATTCCTATATGTTCCTAAAAATGTTCAAGTCAAGAACCCGATCCAGGCAATCTTCCTGCATGATGATGCTGAAGCGAACCTTTTCAACCACGTGCTTGTAGCTGCAGAAGATAACAGTTCTGTAACTTATGTTGAGAACTACATCTCAACTACTGGCAAGGTGAACGGATTGGTGAATATCGTAACGGAAGCAATCGCTGGCCAAAATGCGAAAATCCAGTACGGTGCAGTTGATACTTTGGCTGAAGGTCTCACAACTTATGTGAACCGTCGCGGCCATGCTGGAAGAGATGCTCGTATCGAATGGGCTCTTGGCATGATGAACGATGGAAACACAATTTCTGAAAACACTACGAACCTTGTTGGTGACGGTTCTTACGGTGACACGAAGACGGTTGTTGTTGGTCGCGGAGAACAGACTCAGAACTTCACAACAGCCATCATCCATTTCGGTAAAAATTCTGAAGGCTATATCCTGAAGCACGGTGTTGTGAAGGATAGCGCGACTTCTATTTTTAACGGAATCGGAAAAATCGAGCATGGTGCTTCTAAGTCGAACGCAGAACAAGAATCTCGCGTACTTATGTTAAGTGAAAAAGCTCGTGGGGACGCTAACCCCATCCTTCTAATCGATGAAGATGATGTAACAGCTGGCCACGCGGCTTCTGTTGGACGCGTTGATCCATTGCAGCTTTACTACTTGATGAGCCGCGGTATTCCGAAGCACGAGGCAGAGCGCCTTGTCATCCACGGATTCCTTGCTCCAGTTGTAAATGAGCTTCCGATCGAGGGAGTTAAAAAGCAGTTGGTTGAGGTAATCGAAAGGAAAGTTAAATAA
- a CDS encoding bifunctional metallophosphatase/5'-nucleotidase has translation MEEIIHIYHTNDLHSHLEHWPSIHKLVTERRRWHEEEGDEVLVFDIGDHMDRWHPLSDATRGKANCRLLNEAGYDAATIGNNEGITLPFEDLDSMYLEKNFEMLIANLYNRDGSRPEWVKPYHVYISKSGTRIGVIGVTVNFSRFYAQLGWKLNDPIDELKKCVDQLKGETDLIILLSHLGIHDDEMIAGMFPEIDVILGGHTHHILHEGKEVDGSLLAGAGKFGYYTGHVTLKLDGNSKEILHKKAMLYDMNEADQAHDEQQMAEGYFQEGKTLMAESVALLPEGLKADPLQHSELSKMLTQALREWCNADCAFMNAGMILKGLKQGNVTKFDLLEICPHPINPCTIRISGAELKEVLLQTRDDKWPHLQIKGLGFRGTVMGVMEYDGIEFQQKGNYTQIFINGKLIEAKEHYTLAIPDMFTFGRFFPEIQRAEEKRYWLPEFLRNLLEWKLASY, from the coding sequence ATGGAAGAGATTATTCATATTTACCATACGAATGATTTGCATAGCCATTTGGAGCACTGGCCAAGCATCCATAAGCTGGTGACTGAACGCAGGCGCTGGCACGAGGAAGAGGGCGACGAGGTCCTTGTTTTCGATATCGGCGATCATATGGACCGCTGGCATCCATTATCAGATGCGACCAGGGGAAAGGCAAATTGCCGTCTTTTGAATGAGGCTGGCTACGATGCGGCGACGATAGGGAATAATGAAGGAATCACTCTTCCTTTCGAAGACCTGGATTCGATGTATCTTGAAAAGAATTTCGAAATGCTGATAGCAAATCTATATAATCGGGATGGGAGCAGGCCGGAGTGGGTTAAGCCCTATCATGTATACATAAGCAAAAGCGGGACTAGAATCGGTGTCATTGGCGTCACAGTTAATTTTTCGCGGTTTTATGCACAGCTGGGCTGGAAGCTTAACGACCCGATTGATGAATTGAAGAAATGCGTTGATCAATTAAAGGGAGAAACGGATCTGATTATCCTTTTATCGCATCTTGGAATCCATGATGATGAAATGATTGCCGGGATGTTCCCGGAGATTGACGTCATTCTCGGCGGCCATACCCACCACATTTTACATGAGGGAAAAGAAGTTGATGGCAGCTTGCTGGCAGGAGCCGGGAAGTTTGGATACTATACAGGCCATGTGACTTTGAAGCTGGATGGGAACTCGAAAGAAATTCTACATAAGAAAGCGATGCTCTATGATATGAACGAAGCAGATCAAGCTCATGATGAGCAGCAAATGGCAGAAGGATACTTCCAGGAAGGCAAAACGCTGATGGCAGAAAGTGTTGCTTTACTTCCAGAGGGTTTAAAGGCAGACCCACTTCAGCATTCAGAGCTTTCCAAGATGCTCACACAGGCGCTGCGGGAATGGTGCAATGCCGATTGTGCGTTCATGAATGCCGGGATGATCCTTAAAGGCCTGAAGCAAGGAAATGTAACAAAGTTCGACCTGCTCGAAATTTGTCCGCATCCAATCAATCCTTGCACGATCAGGATATCAGGAGCAGAGCTAAAAGAAGTGCTCCTGCAGACCAGGGATGATAAATGGCCACATCTGCAGATAAAAGGTCTTGGCTTCCGCGGCACCGTCATGGGAGTCATGGAGTATGATGGAATCGAATTTCAGCAAAAAGGGAATTACACTCAGATTTTCATCAATGGCAAACTGATCGAGGCCAAGGAACACTACACACTGGCGATTCCTGATATGTTCACGTTTGGCCGCTTTTTCCCAGAAATCCAGCGGGCTGAGGAAAAAAGATACTGGCTGCCGGAATTTCTCCGCAACTTGCTAGAGTGGAAGCTTGCGTCTTATTAA
- a CDS encoding carboxymuconolactone decarboxylase family protein, with protein MEHHYEPRNSTEAALHEYKQGLGVFTQRMPELARHYNAFTEVCFQEGTLTQKEKQLIALGISLYSQDEYCIIYHLKGCLDQGATEEQILEAVGVTAAFGGGAAMSQAVTLVQEAMAELNTLKQ; from the coding sequence ATGGAGCATCATTATGAACCTCGGAATTCAACAGAAGCAGCACTGCATGAATATAAGCAAGGCCTGGGTGTATTTACACAAAGAATGCCAGAGCTTGCCAGGCATTATAATGCGTTTACTGAAGTATGTTTTCAGGAAGGGACTTTAACGCAAAAAGAAAAGCAGCTGATCGCTTTAGGAATTTCATTGTATTCACAGGATGAATATTGCATTATATATCATTTAAAAGGCTGCCTTGACCAGGGGGCAACGGAAGAACAAATTCTGGAAGCGGTGGGAGTTACTGCTGCTTTTGGTGGCGGCGCGGCAATGAGCCAGGCAGTGACACTCGTCCAGGAAGCAATGGCCGAACTAAATACTTTGAAGCAGTAA
- a CDS encoding methionine ABC transporter permease, protein MAENLFPNVNWDRMWEATVETLYMSAISVVATFILGAILGLLLFLTAKGNIWENQPVNLVLSAIVNIFRSIPFIILIVLLIPFTKFIVGSMIGENAALPALIIGSAPFYARMVEIGLREIDKGVIEAAKSMGAKTTTIIWKVLLPESMPALVSGITVTAIALVSYTAMAGVIGAGGLGNLAYMEGFQRSRNDVTLMATIIILIIVFLIQFVGDFFTRKLDKR, encoded by the coding sequence ATGGCTGAAAATTTGTTTCCGAATGTGAACTGGGACCGAATGTGGGAAGCGACCGTTGAAACACTATACATGAGTGCCATCTCTGTTGTGGCTACCTTCATTCTTGGAGCGATCCTTGGACTGCTGCTCTTTTTGACAGCAAAGGGAAATATATGGGAAAACCAACCGGTCAATTTAGTATTAAGTGCAATCGTTAATATTTTCAGATCAATCCCATTCATCATTTTAATCGTCCTTCTGATACCTTTTACAAAGTTCATCGTTGGCTCGATGATCGGGGAAAACGCTGCATTGCCTGCACTGATCATTGGATCGGCTCCATTTTACGCAAGAATGGTTGAGATTGGCTTGCGTGAGATTGATAAAGGAGTCATTGAAGCAGCAAAATCGATGGGAGCAAAGACGACGACAATCATCTGGAAAGTGCTGCTGCCGGAATCGATGCCAGCGTTGGTGTCCGGTATAACGGTGACGGCCATCGCGCTAGTCAGTTACACGGCGATGGCCGGTGTCATCGGGGCAGGCGGTCTCGGAAACCTGGCATACATGGAAGGCTTCCAGAGAAGCCGGAATGATGTCACCTTGATGGCAACCATCATTATTTTAATTATCGTGTTTTTAATTCAGTTTGTTGGTGATTTCTTCACTAGAAAATTAGATAAGAGATAA
- a CDS encoding DUF72 domain-containing protein, translated as MIIVGLTGWGDHDSLYEGRVSARDKLKEYSSHFPAVEVDASFYAVQPVRNAAKWVDDTPDNFQFIVKAYQGMTGHQRGEIPFTDKNEMFAAYIESLKPYLEANKHAMTLFQFPPWFDLRKENVDYLRWCRDQMGDLDCALEFRNQSWFTDEMREKTLDFMREEKWIHSICDEPQAGAGSIPTVLQSTSKDKVLVRFHGRNVHGWNKKGKGEDWREVRYLYRYNHGELKEWADRLKKLNESTYQVFALFNNNSGGDAADNAKQMVELLDIEYEGLNPRQLDLF; from the coding sequence ATGATTATTGTTGGCTTAACGGGCTGGGGAGACCATGACAGTTTATATGAAGGCAGGGTTTCAGCACGAGATAAACTAAAGGAGTACTCCAGCCACTTTCCCGCAGTCGAGGTCGATGCCTCTTTTTACGCTGTGCAGCCTGTGAGGAATGCCGCGAAATGGGTAGATGACACACCTGACAATTTTCAATTCATTGTTAAAGCGTACCAGGGAATGACCGGGCACCAGCGCGGTGAAATTCCTTTTACTGATAAAAATGAGATGTTCGCTGCTTACATAGAATCGTTGAAGCCTTACCTGGAAGCGAATAAGCACGCAATGACACTTTTCCAGTTTCCGCCGTGGTTTGACCTGCGCAAGGAGAATGTCGATTATTTGCGCTGGTGCCGTGATCAAATGGGGGATTTAGATTGTGCGCTCGAATTCCGCAACCAATCATGGTTCACAGATGAAATGCGCGAGAAGACACTGGATTTTATGAGAGAGGAAAAATGGATCCACAGCATCTGTGATGAACCGCAGGCAGGGGCGGGCTCCATTCCAACGGTTCTTCAATCTACATCGAAAGATAAAGTTCTTGTCCGTTTCCATGGCCGCAATGTCCATGGCTGGAACAAGAAAGGAAAAGGCGAGGATTGGCGTGAAGTCCGCTATTTATATCGCTATAATCACGGTGAATTAAAAGAGTGGGCAGACCGCCTGAAAAAGTTAAATGAAAGCACATACCAGGTTTTCGCACTGTTCAACAACAATTCCGGCGGAGATGCTGCTGATAATGCCAAACAAATGGTGGAGCTGTTGGACATAGAATATGAAGGGTTAAACCCGAGGCAGCTGGATTTGTTTTAA
- the sufB gene encoding Fe-S cluster assembly protein SufB, with translation MAKKMPEIGDYKYGFSDKDVSIFRSKRGLTREIVEEISKMKEEPQWMLDFRLKSLEHFYNMPMPQWGGDMASLNFDEITYYVKPSERSEKSWDEVPDEIKATFDKLGIPEAEQKYLAGVSAQYESEVVYHNMKEELEELGIVFKDTDSALKENEDIFREHFGKVIPPTDNKFSALNSAVWSGGSFIYVPKGIKVDTPLQAYFRINSENMGQFERTLIIVDEGAHVHYVEGCTAPVYTTNSLHSAVVEIIIKKDAYCRYTTIQNWANNVFNLVTKRAVCEANATMEWIDGNIGSKLTMKYPAVILKGEGARGMTLSIAIAGKGQHQDAGAKMIHLAPNTSSTIVSKSISKQGGKVTYRGIVHFGRKADGARSNIECDTLIMDNKSTSDTIPYNEILNDNISLEHEAKVSKVSEEQLFYLMSRGVSEEEATEMIVMGFIEPFTKELPMEYAVEMNRLIKFEMEGSIG, from the coding sequence ATGGCTAAAAAAATGCCAGAGATCGGTGATTATAAGTACGGATTTTCCGACAAAGACGTTTCCATCTTCCGGTCTAAGCGCGGCCTGACGCGTGAAATCGTTGAAGAAATTTCAAAAATGAAGGAAGAGCCCCAGTGGATGCTGGACTTCCGTTTAAAATCATTAGAGCACTTCTACAATATGCCAATGCCTCAATGGGGCGGAGACATGGCTTCATTAAACTTTGATGAAATCACATATTACGTAAAACCTTCAGAGCGCTCTGAAAAATCATGGGATGAAGTTCCTGATGAAATCAAGGCGACTTTCGATAAGCTTGGTATCCCTGAAGCTGAGCAAAAATACCTTGCAGGTGTTTCTGCGCAATACGAATCAGAAGTTGTATACCACAACATGAAGGAAGAGCTTGAAGAGCTAGGAATCGTCTTCAAAGACACAGATTCTGCTCTAAAAGAAAACGAAGACATTTTCCGTGAGCATTTCGGAAAAGTCATCCCTCCAACAGACAACAAGTTTTCAGCATTAAACTCTGCGGTCTGGTCTGGCGGATCTTTCATCTATGTTCCTAAAGGAATCAAAGTGGATACTCCACTTCAGGCGTACTTCCGCATCAACTCTGAAAACATGGGTCAATTCGAGCGTACACTGATCATCGTTGATGAAGGCGCGCACGTACATTATGTTGAAGGATGTACAGCTCCTGTTTACACAACAAACTCACTTCACAGTGCGGTTGTTGAAATTATCATTAAAAAAGACGCATATTGCCGTTACACAACTATCCAGAACTGGGCAAACAACGTCTTCAACCTTGTAACAAAGCGTGCAGTCTGTGAAGCGAACGCGACAATGGAATGGATCGATGGCAACATCGGTTCCAAGCTGACTATGAAATACCCAGCGGTCATCCTTAAGGGCGAAGGCGCTCGCGGGATGACATTATCGATCGCAATCGCTGGTAAAGGCCAGCATCAGGATGCAGGTGCGAAAATGATCCACCTTGCTCCAAACACATCATCAACAATCGTATCTAAATCAATCTCAAAGCAAGGCGGAAAAGTAACATACCGCGGAATCGTCCACTTCGGACGCAAAGCTGACGGCGCCCGCTCTAACATTGAGTGCGATACGTTGATCATGGATAACAAGTCTACTTCAGATACAATTCCATACAATGAAATCCTGAACGACAACATTTCTCTTGAGCACGAAGCGAAAGTTTCCAAAGTATCAGAAGAGCAGTTGTTCTACCTGATGAGCCGCGGAGTTTCCGAAGAAGAAGCAACAGAAATGATCGTCATGGGCTTCATTGAGCCATTCACAAAAGAATTGCCAATGGAATACGCAGTCGAAATGAACCGCCTGATCAAGTTCGAAATGGAAGGTTCAATCGGTTAA
- the sufC gene encoding Fe-S cluster assembly ATPase SufC, whose amino-acid sequence MAGSVLSIKDLQVEIEGKQILKGVDIEVKGGEIHAIMGPNGTGKSTLSSAIMGHPKYEVTNGTVTLDGEDVLEMEVDERARAGLFLAMQYPSEISGVTNADFLRSALNSRLGEGNEISLMKFIRKMDKQMEFLEMDLDMAQRYLNEGFSGGEKKRNEILQLMMLEPKIAILDEIDSGLDIDALKVVSKGINEMRGEDFGCLIITHYQRLLDYITPDYVHVMMQGRIVKSGGPELAQRLEAEGYDWIKKELGIEDETVGQEA is encoded by the coding sequence ATGGCAGGATCTGTATTATCAATTAAGGACCTTCAAGTTGAGATTGAAGGCAAGCAGATATTAAAAGGTGTGGATATTGAAGTTAAGGGTGGAGAAATCCATGCAATCATGGGACCTAACGGTACTGGTAAATCCACTTTATCTTCTGCAATCATGGGTCACCCTAAGTATGAAGTAACAAATGGAACAGTTACGCTTGATGGCGAAGATGTTCTTGAAATGGAAGTTGATGAGAGAGCACGCGCTGGTCTTTTCCTTGCTATGCAATATCCAAGTGAAATCAGCGGTGTAACAAATGCGGACTTCTTACGTTCTGCTTTGAACAGCCGTCTTGGCGAAGGTAATGAAATTTCTCTTATGAAGTTCATCCGCAAGATGGATAAGCAAATGGAATTCCTTGAAATGGATCTTGATATGGCACAGCGTTATCTTAACGAAGGTTTCTCCGGCGGTGAGAAGAAGCGTAACGAGATTCTTCAATTAATGATGCTTGAACCAAAAATCGCAATCCTGGATGAAATCGACTCAGGTCTTGATATCGATGCATTGAAGGTTGTTTCTAAAGGAATCAATGAAATGCGCGGCGAAGATTTCGGCTGCTTGATCATCACTCACTACCAGCGCCTTCTTGACTACATCACTCCTGACTATGTTCACGTTATGATGCAGGGCCGCATTGTGAAGTCTGGCGGACCAGAACTTGCACAGCGCTTAGAAGCAGAAGGATACGACTGGATTAAGAAAGAACTGGGCATCGAAGACGAAACAGTTGGGCAAGAAGCTTAA